From a single Cyclobacterium marinum DSM 745 genomic region:
- a CDS encoding ATP-grasp domain-containing protein yields the protein MAKCFALMGWSLPVIESMQKLNKSFVVVSFPDFENYAQENNIPFVPYQFDEWSDSSNSLDLKDKLEPYHVDVAVPLFEETVEWAGALNSLYRDDPKVLNRAFLFRNKAMMKRKALIGGLRVGLFEEVYNKEGVVNFMNRLNQANLQVDGEEDSWVHIKPFASAGTVGHRLLKSKADIEEKCQDDDFPCLAESHLPGKEFSCEAFVHGGKIRFLNITEYVKLGYSNFIPEGNYLHTKREKIMKEMQKLVDLFGIQYGMIHPEWFLTENDELSFGEVACRIPGGHILELCSQAYGFDALAAFVCCHDPELTEEELNELLPPLDARPKTFYGNVMIYPHKNQISRLVIPEELKEESFFLDHNLVPPLTSQKVNSRDGFGNHFGTVNFKGDDPDRMAELLLHYENVDFYH from the coding sequence ATGGCAAAATGTTTTGCACTAATGGGTTGGAGTTTACCTGTTATAGAAAGTATGCAAAAACTCAACAAATCTTTTGTAGTTGTTTCATTTCCGGACTTTGAAAATTATGCCCAAGAAAATAATATACCTTTTGTTCCGTACCAGTTTGACGAATGGAGTGATTCATCAAATTCTTTGGATTTAAAGGACAAACTTGAACCTTATCATGTGGATGTGGCGGTTCCTCTTTTTGAAGAAACAGTGGAATGGGCCGGTGCATTGAACTCATTGTACAGAGATGATCCTAAAGTTTTGAATAGGGCATTTCTCTTTAGAAACAAGGCAATGATGAAGAGGAAAGCCTTAATTGGGGGTTTAAGAGTTGGTCTTTTTGAAGAGGTTTACAATAAAGAAGGTGTTGTGAATTTTATGAATAGGCTTAACCAGGCCAATTTGCAAGTAGACGGTGAAGAAGATAGTTGGGTCCATATCAAGCCTTTTGCCTCAGCTGGAACCGTAGGGCACCGCCTTCTAAAATCTAAGGCAGATATTGAAGAGAAATGTCAAGACGATGATTTCCCTTGCTTGGCAGAGAGTCACTTGCCTGGAAAAGAATTCTCTTGTGAGGCTTTTGTTCATGGAGGTAAAATCAGATTCTTAAATATCACAGAGTATGTGAAATTGGGTTATTCTAATTTTATTCCGGAGGGGAATTACCTTCATACCAAAAGGGAGAAGATTATGAAGGAGATGCAGAAGTTGGTGGATCTATTTGGCATCCAATATGGAATGATTCATCCGGAATGGTTTTTAACTGAAAATGATGAATTAAGCTTTGGTGAGGTGGCCTGCAGAATTCCCGGCGGACATATTTTGGAACTTTGCAGTCAAGCTTACGGGTTTGATGCATTGGCTGCATTTGTTTGTTGCCATGACCCTGAGCTAACCGAGGAAGAGCTTAATGAACTGTTACCTCCATTAGATGCAAGACCAAAAACATTTTATGGAAATGTAATGATTTATCCCCACAAAAATCAAATTTCACGTTTGGTGATTCCTGAAGAACTTAAAGAAGAATCTTTCTTCTTAGACCATAATTTGGTCCCTCCATTAACAAGTCAAAAAGTTAATTCAAGAGATGGTTTTGGCAACCATTTTGGTACTGTGAACTTTAAAGGGGATGACCCGGATCGTATGGCAGAACTATTGTTACATTACGAAAATGTAGATTTTTACCATTAA
- a CDS encoding N-acetyltransferase: protein MFDQKFIIKPAGEEHCQYAETITDEMERSAQARGTGIAKRSPEYIKTKMREGKAVIALTKTGDWAGFCYIEAWGHGKFVANSGLIVSPDYRKFGLAREIKKEVFKLSRKKYPESKIFGLTTGAAVMKINSELGYYPVSYSDLTTDEEFWKGCQSCVNYPILMSKNRSNCLCTAMLYEPKNVKKAEQKKRSSEFKKNLSLFERLINIKRAMFLNFAKGKKAIEKVKDKVN, encoded by the coding sequence ATGTTTGACCAAAAATTTATAATAAAACCTGCGGGAGAGGAGCATTGCCAATATGCAGAAACCATTACAGATGAAATGGAGCGATCTGCACAGGCCAGAGGCACCGGTATAGCCAAACGATCCCCAGAATACATAAAGACTAAAATGCGGGAAGGTAAAGCTGTTATTGCGCTTACCAAAACCGGGGACTGGGCAGGTTTTTGTTACATTGAAGCTTGGGGCCATGGGAAATTTGTTGCCAATTCCGGCTTAATAGTGTCTCCCGACTATAGAAAATTCGGCTTGGCCAGAGAAATTAAAAAGGAAGTTTTCAAATTAAGTCGCAAAAAATACCCTGAGTCCAAGATATTTGGATTGACAACTGGAGCTGCCGTAATGAAAATAAATTCAGAATTAGGGTATTATCCGGTTAGCTATTCCGACCTCACCACAGATGAGGAATTTTGGAAGGGATGCCAAAGCTGCGTTAATTATCCCATACTTATGAGCAAGAACAGGTCTAATTGTTTGTGTACGGCCATGCTCTACGAACCCAAAAATGTAAAGAAGGCAGAGCAAAAGAAACGTTCTTCCGAATTCAAAAAGAATCTGAGTCTTTTTGAGCGATTAATCAATATCAAACGGGCCATGTTTCTTAATTTTGCAAAAGGGAAAAAGGCAATTGAAAAAGTTAAAGATAAAGTAAACTAA
- the argG gene encoding argininosuccinate synthase encodes MKKVVLAYSGGLDTTFCAIHLSKEKGYEVHAVLVNTGGFEQEELDNIGERAKKLGVASFKVLDVVSTYYNEVIKFLIFGNVLKNQTYPLSVSAERILQAKALAEYSKSIGATSIAHGSTGAGNDQVRFDMIFHTIIPDVEIITPIRDLKLSREEEISFLKKHGVSMNFEKAAYSINKGIWGTSVGGKETLTSDQALPESAYPTQVSATQPESITLTFNKGELVAVNGEKFDHPVQAILKVQELASPFGIGRDIHVGDTIIGIKGRVGFEAAGPLVIIKAHQLLEKHTLTKWQSYWKNQISEFYGNHLHEGHYLDPVMRNLEAFMTDTQTYVSGEVKVLLAPYRFSMIGVSSKHDLMSSKFGSYGEMNKGYTAEDVKGFTKILGNQTAIFHKVNESLGHEND; translated from the coding sequence ATGAAAAAAGTAGTTTTAGCATATAGCGGAGGCTTAGACACCACTTTCTGCGCCATTCACCTTAGCAAAGAAAAAGGCTATGAAGTACATGCAGTATTGGTCAACACCGGAGGATTTGAACAGGAGGAGTTAGACAATATAGGTGAAAGGGCAAAAAAACTAGGTGTTGCTTCATTTAAGGTGCTTGATGTGGTTTCTACTTATTACAATGAAGTCATAAAGTTTTTGATTTTTGGAAATGTATTAAAAAACCAAACCTATCCTTTGTCTGTAAGTGCTGAAAGAATTTTACAGGCCAAAGCCTTGGCTGAATACAGTAAAAGCATAGGGGCAACTTCCATTGCTCATGGTAGCACAGGCGCAGGAAACGATCAGGTAAGGTTTGATATGATTTTCCACACCATCATTCCTGATGTTGAAATTATCACTCCAATTAGAGATTTAAAATTAAGTAGAGAAGAAGAAATTTCATTCTTGAAAAAACATGGAGTAAGCATGAATTTTGAAAAAGCTGCTTACTCAATAAATAAAGGGATTTGGGGAACATCTGTCGGTGGTAAGGAAACACTTACCTCTGATCAAGCCTTGCCGGAAAGTGCTTACCCAACTCAAGTAAGCGCAACGCAACCTGAGTCCATAACACTGACCTTTAATAAGGGTGAATTGGTAGCTGTAAATGGGGAGAAATTTGATCACCCTGTCCAAGCTATTTTGAAAGTTCAGGAATTGGCAAGTCCATTCGGCATTGGTAGAGACATCCATGTTGGAGACACCATCATAGGCATAAAAGGACGCGTTGGCTTCGAAGCAGCAGGTCCTTTGGTAATAATTAAAGCACATCAGCTATTAGAAAAACATACCCTAACCAAGTGGCAAAGCTATTGGAAAAACCAAATCTCTGAGTTTTATGGAAATCATTTGCATGAAGGTCATTATCTGGATCCTGTCATGCGAAACCTAGAAGCATTTATGACGGACACTCAAACTTATGTAAGTGGTGAAGTGAAAGTTTTACTTGCCCCATACAGATTCAGCATGATAGGCGTTTCTTCAAAACATGACCTAATGTCTTCCAAGTTTGGCAGCTATGGTGAAATGAACAAAGGTTATACTGCTGAGGATGTAAAAGGTTTTACAAAAATATTGGGTAATCAAACTGCTATTTTCCATAAAGTAAATGAAAGTTTAGGCCATGAAAATGATTAA
- the argC gene encoding N-acetyl-gamma-glutamyl-phosphate reductase codes for MKMIKTAVVGAAGYTGGELLRLLVHHPNVDLLWIHSNSQKGKKLEEVHPDLIGDASLTFTDEIDPNNLDLVFLCLPHGQAKPFLEKHAFVEETKIIDLSTDYRNESNGFIYGLPEVNREKIKGAQKIANPGCFATGVQLALVPAIQQHWIKSSLHVTGITGSTGAGKKLSETTHFSQRNQNVSVYKLFTHQHLKEINQTFKQLTPGFDQQVLFVPYRGNFSRGIWVTAYFPFDGSLEEAYEAYSKFYQDAAYTYVSKNDIDLKQVVNTNKCLVHLKKEAGQLVIYSAIDNLLKGASGQAVQNMNLAFGLDEKTGLQLKSTAF; via the coding sequence ATGAAAATGATTAAAACAGCTGTAGTTGGTGCTGCGGGATATACAGGAGGAGAACTGTTACGTTTATTGGTACATCACCCAAATGTGGACTTGCTATGGATTCATAGCAACAGCCAAAAAGGTAAAAAATTAGAAGAGGTTCATCCGGATTTAATTGGGGATGCTTCCCTTACCTTTACTGATGAGATTGACCCCAATAATCTTGACCTTGTTTTTTTATGCTTACCACATGGACAGGCCAAACCGTTTTTAGAAAAACATGCTTTTGTTGAGGAAACAAAAATCATTGACCTGAGTACGGATTATAGGAATGAAAGCAATGGTTTTATTTATGGTTTACCCGAAGTAAACCGGGAAAAAATTAAAGGTGCTCAGAAAATAGCCAATCCCGGTTGTTTTGCTACCGGAGTTCAACTGGCTCTAGTACCTGCTATTCAGCAGCACTGGATAAAAAGCTCACTGCATGTCACAGGAATTACGGGAAGCACCGGTGCCGGTAAAAAGCTTTCAGAAACCACTCATTTTAGTCAAAGAAACCAAAATGTCTCGGTTTATAAATTATTTACCCATCAGCACCTGAAAGAGATCAACCAAACTTTCAAGCAGCTGACTCCAGGATTTGACCAGCAGGTATTATTTGTACCTTACAGGGGTAATTTTTCTCGTGGTATTTGGGTTACAGCGTACTTCCCGTTTGATGGAAGTTTGGAAGAAGCTTATGAAGCCTATTCTAAATTTTACCAAGATGCAGCTTATACCTATGTTAGCAAAAATGACATTGACTTAAAGCAAGTGGTTAATACCAACAAGTGTTTGGTGCATCTGAAAAAGGAAGCAGGCCAACTTGTTATTTATTCCGCCATAGACAACCTTTTAAAAGGTGCATCAGGGCAAGCTGTACAGAACATGAATCTGGCCTTTGGTCTGGATGAAAAAACAGGTTTACAACTAAAAAGTACAGCTTTTTAA
- a CDS encoding aspartate aminotransferase family protein, whose product MQLFDVYPLMNVTPEKASGVHLWDNTGQKYLDLYGGHAVISIGHSHPHYVKRISDQLNKIGFYSNSVQIPLQREMASKLGELSGYDAYKLFLCNSGAEANENALKLASFETGKAGVIAFHGAFHGRTSGAVAITDNQKIVAPFNSGHKVFFEALGDLGAVEQRLKDGEIAAVIIEGIQGVNGIQVAEPGFLSGLSTLTKKYGAKLILDEVQSGYGRTGKFFAHQWTAELAPDLITIAKGMGNGFPIGGVLIHPDIEAKFGLLGTTFGGNHLACAAGLAVLEILEEENLMANAEQLGDFLIQELNEGFPEILAVRGKGLMIGLDLKNEAAPYRSELIKSHHIFTGSAASKNTIRILPPLCVKKEELQLFLKSLREVINRMNP is encoded by the coding sequence ATGCAATTGTTTGACGTCTATCCTCTAATGAATGTCACCCCTGAAAAAGCAAGTGGTGTTCACTTATGGGACAATACAGGGCAGAAGTACCTGGATTTATATGGTGGGCATGCTGTAATTTCAATAGGACATTCACATCCTCACTATGTCAAAAGAATAAGTGACCAACTGAACAAGATAGGTTTCTATTCCAATTCTGTTCAAATCCCTTTACAAAGGGAGATGGCAAGCAAACTAGGAGAGCTTTCAGGCTATGATGCTTATAAATTATTTCTTTGCAATTCAGGAGCTGAAGCCAATGAGAATGCTTTAAAATTGGCCTCCTTTGAAACAGGGAAAGCGGGTGTTATTGCCTTCCACGGTGCATTCCATGGCCGAACTTCCGGAGCCGTTGCTATTACGGATAACCAAAAGATTGTGGCCCCTTTTAATAGTGGTCATAAAGTTTTCTTTGAAGCATTGGGGGATTTAGGTGCGGTAGAACAGAGGCTGAAGGATGGAGAAATAGCAGCGGTGATCATAGAAGGAATTCAAGGTGTAAATGGTATACAGGTCGCTGAACCCGGATTCCTCAGTGGACTATCCACACTCACCAAAAAATACGGTGCCAAATTGATTCTTGATGAAGTGCAGTCGGGCTATGGGCGGACAGGTAAGTTTTTCGCTCATCAATGGACAGCAGAATTGGCCCCTGATCTGATTACAATAGCTAAAGGTATGGGAAATGGTTTTCCCATTGGGGGCGTATTGATACATCCGGATATTGAGGCTAAATTTGGCCTCTTGGGCACCACCTTTGGTGGAAATCACCTGGCATGTGCTGCGGGCCTTGCAGTATTGGAAATTTTGGAAGAAGAAAACCTAATGGCCAATGCTGAACAATTGGGAGATTTTCTTATTCAAGAATTAAATGAAGGCTTTCCTGAAATCCTTGCTGTTAGGGGAAAAGGGTTAATGATAGGATTAGACCTAAAAAATGAAGCTGCCCCCTACCGGTCTGAGTTAATCAAAAGTCATCACATTTTTACCGGAAGTGCCGCTTCAAAGAATACCATTCGCATCCTTCCCCCTCTCTGTGTGAAGAAGGAAGAGTTGCAGCTTTTTCTTAAGAGTTTAAGAGAGGTAATTAATCGAATGAATCCCTAA
- a CDS encoding Rossmann-fold NAD(P)-binding domain-containing protein translates to MKNFTKFENIDLANKLIDKALAFKKDPLVNAVKGNGKRIGLIFLNPSLRTRMSTQLAASNLGVESFVLNMDKESWALEMQDGAVMNQNKVEHIKDAAAVLGGYFDILAIRAFPTLTNKDEDTNDFVINQFIKYSGVPVVSLESAIRHPLQSLADMVTIKENFKEKRKPKVLLTWAPHIKAIPHAVANSFSEWSIGCGHDLTITHPHGYELDSKFTKGAKIEYDQTKALAEADFVYVKNWSAFSPYGKILSVPGDWLLNDAKFGDNKHAKVMHCLPVRRNLELSDEILDSERSLVQNQAKNRIFAAQSVIDSML, encoded by the coding sequence ATGAAAAATTTCACAAAATTTGAAAATATTGACCTTGCCAATAAATTGATTGACAAAGCATTGGCTTTCAAAAAAGACCCACTGGTAAACGCAGTCAAAGGTAATGGCAAGCGTATTGGATTGATTTTCTTAAACCCGAGCCTTAGAACAAGAATGAGCACCCAACTCGCTGCATCCAATCTCGGCGTAGAGAGTTTTGTCTTGAATATGGACAAAGAAAGTTGGGCCTTAGAAATGCAGGATGGGGCTGTCATGAACCAGAACAAGGTGGAACATATAAAGGATGCCGCAGCTGTTTTGGGTGGATATTTTGACATTTTAGCCATCAGGGCCTTCCCTACCCTTACCAATAAGGATGAGGACACCAATGATTTCGTTATCAATCAATTTATAAAATACTCAGGTGTGCCCGTTGTTAGTCTGGAAAGCGCCATCAGGCACCCTTTGCAGAGTTTGGCAGACATGGTGACCATCAAGGAAAATTTTAAAGAAAAAAGGAAACCTAAGGTTCTACTTACTTGGGCACCACATATCAAAGCAATTCCACATGCTGTGGCAAATTCTTTTTCTGAATGGTCCATTGGCTGCGGACATGACTTGACAATCACACATCCTCATGGATACGAATTGGACAGCAAATTTACAAAAGGAGCTAAAATCGAGTATGATCAAACCAAAGCGCTTGCGGAGGCAGATTTTGTTTATGTAAAAAATTGGAGTGCTTTTAGCCCTTACGGTAAAATTTTAAGCGTACCAGGAGACTGGCTGCTCAATGACGCCAAATTTGGTGACAATAAACATGCAAAAGTTATGCATTGCTTACCGGTTAGAAGAAACTTGGAACTAAGTGATGAAATTTTGGATAGTGAGCGTAGCCTTGTTCAAAATCAAGCTAAAAACAGAATTTTCGCTGCTCAATCAGTAATCGACAGCATGCTTTAA
- the argB gene encoding acetylglutamate kinase produces the protein MDISVIKIGGNVIDHQENCSAFLKLFAHFPGVKILVHGGGVLASRLGSSLGIKPNMHNGRRITDKETLDVVTMVYAGLINKNLVAELQSYGQNAIGLTGADGNAITSIKRPIKEVDFGFVGDVTKVNTSLLETLLEQNIAPVFSAITHDNKGQLLNTNADTIASELATALATKHKVGLYFCFDKKGVLMDADKPESLVPLINEDIFKKLLEEKVIHSGMIPKLENALNALNKGVANVWMGLPENLLLAAKGEEAGTIIKPL, from the coding sequence ATGGATATCAGCGTAATTAAAATCGGGGGAAATGTAATTGACCATCAGGAAAACTGTTCAGCATTTCTTAAGTTATTTGCTCATTTCCCCGGAGTAAAAATACTTGTACATGGAGGCGGTGTATTGGCTAGCCGTTTGGGTAGTTCATTGGGCATCAAACCTAATATGCACAATGGCAGAAGGATTACAGACAAGGAAACCTTGGACGTCGTGACCATGGTATATGCTGGACTGATCAATAAAAACTTGGTAGCTGAACTTCAATCCTATGGTCAAAATGCCATCGGACTTACCGGAGCCGATGGCAATGCCATCACTTCTATTAAAAGGCCTATTAAGGAAGTCGACTTTGGTTTTGTTGGGGATGTTACAAAAGTAAACACCTCATTATTAGAAACCTTATTGGAACAAAATATCGCACCGGTATTTTCCGCCATCACTCATGACAACAAAGGGCAATTGCTAAACACCAATGCAGATACCATCGCCTCTGAATTGGCTACAGCATTGGCTACCAAACACAAGGTTGGGCTCTACTTTTGCTTTGATAAAAAAGGGGTACTTATGGATGCTGACAAACCTGAATCTTTGGTCCCGTTGATCAATGAAGATATTTTTAAAAAATTACTTGAAGAAAAGGTGATCCATTCCGGAATGATTCCAAAATTGGAAAATGCTCTCAATGCATTGAACAAAGGTGTGGCCAATGTTTGGATGGGTTTACCCGAAAACTTATTGTTGGCTGCCAAAGGAGAAGAGGCCGGAACCATCATCAAACCTTTGTAA
- a CDS encoding M20 family metallo-hydrolase: MEDLAKLKIEAIELLKGLISTPSLSKAEDKTAELIAEFFFKKGIETHRKGNNIWAYNKQFDDSLPTILLNSHHDTVKPNRGYTIDPHTPLVKEGKLFGLGSNDAGGCLVSLMATFAFYYDQTIPVNLVLVASAEEEISGRGGIESVLSELPDLEVAIVGEPTLLKMAVAEKGLMVIDAVISGVAGHAAREEGTNAIYESLEDLLTIRDFKFKKESPFLGPNKVSATIITAGSQHNVVPDKCTYTLDVRVTDAYTLEEAFAELKSNLKAELTPRSLRLNSSSIKEDHPMVSTAKEMGLELYGSPTLSDQALIPFPSVKIGPGDSARSHTADEFIFVEEIKEGISLYVSLLKNYFSNTKRNTQ; this comes from the coding sequence TTGGAAGATTTAGCAAAATTAAAAATTGAGGCGATTGAATTACTTAAGGGCCTTATCAGTACCCCATCGCTAAGTAAAGCAGAGGATAAAACCGCTGAACTCATCGCAGAATTTTTCTTTAAAAAAGGAATTGAAACGCATAGAAAAGGGAACAATATATGGGCCTATAATAAGCAATTTGATGATTCCTTGCCAACAATTTTGCTGAATTCGCATCATGACACCGTAAAACCCAACCGTGGTTATACCATTGACCCACACACACCTTTAGTAAAGGAGGGAAAGTTATTTGGTTTGGGATCGAATGATGCAGGTGGTTGCTTGGTTAGCCTAATGGCTACTTTTGCATTTTACTATGATCAAACTATACCTGTAAACCTTGTGCTTGTGGCTTCTGCAGAAGAAGAAATAAGTGGTCGAGGAGGTATTGAATCTGTTCTCAGTGAACTTCCAGATTTAGAAGTTGCCATTGTAGGTGAACCAACCTTACTAAAGATGGCCGTTGCAGAAAAGGGGCTAATGGTTATAGATGCCGTGATCAGTGGTGTAGCAGGCCATGCTGCCCGTGAAGAAGGTACCAATGCAATCTATGAAAGTCTTGAAGATTTATTAACGATTAGAGATTTCAAATTCAAAAAAGAGTCCCCATTCTTAGGGCCAAATAAGGTTTCGGCCACCATCATCACGGCCGGAAGTCAACACAATGTGGTTCCCGACAAGTGCACCTATACGCTCGATGTTCGGGTAACTGATGCCTATACTTTGGAAGAAGCTTTTGCTGAATTAAAAAGCAATTTAAAAGCCGAACTAACCCCTAGGTCACTACGATTAAATTCTTCTTCCATTAAGGAGGACCATCCTATGGTAAGCACTGCAAAAGAGATGGGGTTAGAATTATACGGTAGCCCCACATTATCGGATCAGGCATTAATTCCTTTTCCTTCTGTAAAAATCGGACCCGGTGATTCTGCAAGGTCTCATACAGCAGATGAGTTTATTTTCGTTGAAGAAATTAAGGAGGGAATATCATTATATGTATCACTCTTGAAAAACTATTTTTCAAATACCAAAAGAAACACCCAATGA
- the argH gene encoding argininosuccinate lyase, whose product MKLWQKDKTSKKEVETFTIGRDPEFDILLAPFDVTGSMAHATMLASIGLLTHNELEVLKKGLTEIRDEIAEGKFSIAPGVEDVHSQVEFLLTERYGDVGKKLHSGRSRNDQVLVDLKLYYRKAIKETVTEIENLFNLLTQLAEKHKDDLMPGYTHTQLAMPSSFGLWFGSLAEGLAEDMELWQTAYRLSNRNPLGSAAGYGSSFPLNRTMTTELLGFGDMHYNVINAQNSRGKTEKTLSFAMAGTAGTLNRLATDAIMFMNQHFGFISFPDELTTGSSIMPHKKNPDVFELIRAKTNQIQSYPQQIMMLLTNLSTGYHRDLQLLKETTFPAFEQLNDCLKITQLMLENISIKKDLLDDKFYAYLFSVEEVNRLVLEGMPFRDAYKKVGMDIEKGDFTPGKKIKHSHEGSIGQLCLPAIKNKMEKSKVNFEEAEKAEEKLWTI is encoded by the coding sequence ATGAAACTTTGGCAAAAAGATAAAACCAGTAAAAAAGAAGTAGAAACTTTTACCATAGGCCGAGATCCTGAATTTGATATTTTACTTGCCCCATTTGATGTTACAGGATCCATGGCTCATGCCACCATGTTGGCATCCATTGGGTTGCTAACCCACAATGAGTTGGAAGTATTGAAAAAAGGCTTAACAGAAATCCGTGATGAGATTGCAGAAGGAAAGTTTAGCATAGCTCCCGGGGTAGAAGATGTACACAGTCAAGTGGAGTTTTTGCTTACAGAGCGGTATGGAGATGTAGGGAAAAAATTACATAGCGGAAGATCCAGAAATGACCAAGTTTTGGTGGATTTAAAGCTTTATTATAGAAAGGCAATAAAAGAGACAGTAACCGAAATAGAAAATCTATTCAATTTACTAACCCAGCTAGCCGAAAAACACAAAGATGACTTAATGCCGGGTTATACCCATACCCAATTGGCTATGCCTTCCTCTTTTGGATTATGGTTTGGCTCATTGGCTGAAGGTTTGGCAGAAGATATGGAACTATGGCAAACGGCTTATCGCCTGTCTAACAGAAACCCCTTAGGTTCAGCTGCAGGATACGGTAGTTCTTTTCCTCTTAACAGAACAATGACCACAGAACTTCTAGGTTTTGGGGACATGCATTACAATGTGATCAATGCTCAAAATAGTAGAGGGAAAACAGAAAAAACATTATCATTTGCAATGGCAGGTACTGCCGGCACTCTCAACCGCTTGGCTACAGATGCGATTATGTTTATGAACCAACATTTTGGATTCATAAGTTTTCCTGATGAGCTAACCACAGGTTCTAGCATTATGCCACATAAAAAGAACCCTGATGTATTTGAATTAATCCGTGCAAAGACCAATCAAATCCAAAGTTACCCTCAGCAAATCATGATGTTGCTTACAAACCTGAGTACCGGTTACCACAGAGACTTACAATTGCTCAAGGAGACCACCTTTCCTGCTTTTGAACAACTGAATGATTGTTTGAAAATAACTCAATTGATGCTTGAAAACATCAGCATCAAAAAGGATCTTTTGGATGATAAATTTTATGCATATTTATTTAGTGTAGAAGAAGTCAACAGGTTGGTATTGGAAGGTATGCCATTTAGAGATGCCTACAAAAAAGTGGGAATGGATATTGAAAAAGGGGATTTTACTCCGGGTAAAAAAATCAAACACAGCCATGAAGGCAGCATTGGACAACTTTGTTTGCCTGCTATCAAAAATAAAATGGAAAAATCAAAGGTAAACTTTGAAGAAGCGGAAAAAGCTGAAGAAAAGCTTTGGACAATATAA
- a CDS encoding MFS transporter: MSYWSFVFENKKLLIFGLLMTCLSGYGQTYLLALYVPYLIEEFSLQNAQISVYYMIATIASAFILPQVGKYIDKVSLVKYTLLTTVVFILSMILMSYNQYWYLLPVAFFGLRIAGQGLFSHIAITSMSKYFVKGRGKAISMASLGHPFGQAALPIIVVALINVFGWRQSLLVNALIVLILVPLYLYFFIDEKKLVIYEESVGSNDSEPKKEISQWEIMKSKSFWILAPNLFVLAFIVTGLFFYQFAIADYKGWSLEWMAVGLTFYAIAGSIAILFSGPLIDKYSARTFFPYYLIPFLIAIIFIWKVDNPLVIFPYMILMGASAGVGNSIMSALQVELFGTTYIGKVRSIFASIMVLSSAIGPAIYGVIVDAGYDFQYVFISSGILMTVAILLSFRIIPNYTYAKMKYKFKKRDRRFDFFNIFTLKR, encoded by the coding sequence ATGAGTTATTGGAGTTTTGTATTTGAGAACAAAAAGTTATTGATTTTTGGCTTGCTGATGACTTGTCTTTCAGGGTATGGTCAAACCTACTTATTGGCGCTTTATGTACCTTATTTGATAGAAGAGTTTTCTCTTCAAAATGCACAAATAAGTGTTTATTATATGATTGCCACAATCGCTAGTGCCTTTATTCTGCCACAGGTAGGCAAGTACATAGATAAAGTAAGCCTGGTGAAGTATACCTTGCTTACCACAGTGGTATTTATTCTATCCATGATTTTGATGAGTTACAATCAGTATTGGTATTTATTGCCGGTAGCTTTTTTTGGTTTAAGGATAGCAGGGCAAGGATTGTTTAGTCATATCGCGATAACTTCCATGTCCAAATACTTTGTTAAAGGAAGGGGAAAAGCCATAAGCATGGCCTCTTTAGGGCATCCTTTTGGTCAAGCTGCACTTCCTATCATTGTGGTGGCACTAATTAATGTTTTCGGATGGAGACAATCTCTTTTGGTCAATGCGCTGATTGTGCTTATTCTGGTGCCTTTGTATTTGTACTTTTTTATTGATGAGAAAAAGCTCGTAATTTATGAAGAATCAGTGGGAAGCAATGATTCTGAGCCAAAGAAGGAAATCTCTCAGTGGGAAATTATGAAATCTAAAAGTTTTTGGATCTTGGCTCCCAATTTATTTGTCTTGGCTTTTATTGTAACCGGCCTGTTCTTCTATCAATTTGCAATTGCAGACTATAAGGGATGGAGTCTGGAATGGATGGCTGTAGGGCTTACATTTTATGCCATCGCAGGGTCTATTGCAATTTTGTTTTCAGGACCTTTGATCGACAAGTATTCAGCAAGGACTTTTTTTCCTTATTATCTTATCCCTTTTCTAATCGCCATTATTTTTATTTGGAAGGTGGACAATCCATTGGTGATTTTCCCCTATATGATTTTGATGGGAGCTTCTGCAGGTGTAGGTAATTCTATCATGTCTGCTTTGCAAGTGGAACTTTTTGGCACAACTTATATAGGTAAGGTAAGAAGCATATTTGCCTCTATAATGGTGCTAAGTTCAGCCATAGGACCGGCTATTTATGGTGTTATCGTAGATGCAGGATATGATTTCCAGTATGTTTTCATTAGCTCAGGGATATTGATGACAGTAGCCATTTTACTTTCCTTTCGAATTATCCCTAATTATACCTATGCAAAAATGAAATATAAATTTAAAAAACGTGATAGGAGATTCGATTTTTTTAATATTTTTACGCTGAAACGTTAA